The region GACATTTCGCCTTCGCTTTTACTACGGTTTCGCCTCGCTCATTATTACCAGTAACCCACGGGCGGGTGAGATCGGTGACCGTATTTAACAGCCCAACATTTGTGCTTGTGTCATTGCAGAATGGGAGACGTAGATCCAGAGACGCTTTTGGAATGGCTATCGATGGGCCAGGGCGACGAGCGCGATATGCAGCTGATTGCGCTCGAGCAGctctgcatgctgctgctcatgtcCGACAACGTGGATCGATGCTTTGAAAGGTAAGTAGTAGAGACATGGGCGGAGAGTGAGACAGCGAGGAAGGGGCCTTCCGGCACTTATTTGTTCGAttctctgttctgtttgcaGCTGTCCACCGAGGACGTTTCTGCCGGCGTTGTGTAAGATATTTCTGGACGAGCTGGCACCGGAGAATGTGCTCGAGGTGACAGCCCGTGCCATCACCTACTATCTCGACGTGTCGTCCGAGTGCACGCGACGCATCGTGGCGATCGATGGCGCCATTAAGGCCATCTGTAATCGGCTCGTCGTGGCCGACCTCGAGAGCCGCACGAGCCGCGATCTGGCCGAGCAGTGCATCAAGGTGCTGGAGTTGGTGTGCACGCGCGAGGCCGGTGCCGTGTTTGAGGGTGGCGGCCTGAACTGTGTGCTTTCGTTTATCCGGGACAGTGGCTCGCAGATCCACAAGGACACGCTGCACTCGGCCATGGCGGTTGTCTCGCGGCTCTGCACCAAGGTCGAACCGCAGGGTGCGAACGTACAGACATGCGTCGAAAGCTTGAGCACACTGCTACGCCACGAGGACCCGCTGGTTGCGGATGGTGCGCTAAAGTGTTTCGCATCCGTGGCCGATCGTTTCACGCGCAAATCCGTCGATCCGGCACCGTTGGCCGAGTATGGGCTGGTAACGGAACTGTTGAACCGGCTCAGCAATGCCGCCGGAGGTCCACACGTAGCTTCGACAACGGGCAGTAACGCAACCGGCGGACCAGCGGCACaacaaccatcagcagcaggagcaggagcagcaacagcacagcaagAGTCATCAACCTCGTCACCATCGACCGCACAGCTGTCCTCGTCGACGCCCAAGTCAGCGCAGGGTGCGATGGAAGCGGGACGATCGAGCCaatcgatcgccaccaccatatCGCTCCTGTCGACCTTGTGCCGCGGGTCACCGTCGATCACGCACGATCTACTGCGCTCGAACCTGCCGGAGGCGATGAAGCGCGCATTCACGGGGGACGAGCGGTGCGTGCTGGACTGTATGCGATTGGCTGACCTaattctgctgctactgttcgaAGGGCGCAAGGCGCTAGGGCGTGCCGTTGGCTCCCAGGGTCAGCTGGCGCCCCGTGTCAAGCGGGCGGACTCGAGCGCGGAACGCACGCACCGCCAGCTGATCGACTGTATACGCAGCAAGGACACCGAGGCgctgatcgaatcgatcgagtcCGGTGGCATCGATGTGAACTGCATGGACGACGTCGGCCAGACGCTGCTGAACTGGGCGTCGGCCTTCGGGACGCTCGAGATGGTCGAGTTTCTGTGTGATAAGGGTGCGGACGTGAACAAGGGTCAGCGTAGCTCGTCCCTCCACTATGCCGCGTGCTTCGGACGGCCCGGGATCGCCAAGGTGCTGCTGAAGCACGGTGCCAATCCGGATCTGCGCGATGAGGACGGTAAAACGCCACTCGACAAAGCGCGTGAGCGACCGGAAGAGGGACACCGGGAGGTGGCCGCCATTCTGCAATCACCGGGCGAGTGGATGACCGCGGCTACCCGGGCCGACGTGAAGGCAGGCGATAGTGGCGCAGTCGATGGGGAGGGTGGCGAGGTGGAACCACGTGGTGATCCCGAAATGGCACCGGTGTACTTGAAATTCTTCCTCCCAACATTCTGCAAAACGTTCCAAAGCACAATGCTCGCCAGCGTCCGTCGGTCTAGCCTTGGTAAGTGTGGGAGCCCACGTACGTGGTGTCGAGACGACGGGAGCTAATGGACGGGTTGCTTTACTTTCATTTAACGCAGGACTCATAAAGAAGATGATACAGTACGTGCAACCGGACGTTCTCTCGGCGCTGTGCTCCTCGGAGGGACTTCAAAGTCACGAGCAAAGCCTCGGCACGCTCCTAGTCGAAGTCATCGCCAGCGTACTGGATAATGAGGTACAGCACAGAGCTCTCATGGCCATGTCCCTGCCCCCCGGTCCTGCCAACTCTCGAGGGCTTTTCACTTCatcccaccccaccacccactcctTACCTCCTCTGAACGTGTGTATTACATTTCGATcaattggttggttttgtggtctCGTCCTGAAATGTTCGGAATTCAGAATTACACTAGGAAAAGGGACACGATGGAGTTATGCCAAGCATCAAACACAGCATCATATTTGCGCGGAGTGCTCTGGTGCTCTCTAGGGTCATGTGTTTTCTTCATGCTCCTCTTCCATTGTGTGTCCCCGTTTCTTGAGCTGTGATCGTTAATATGGGAATAATTTCCATTATGGCTTCCAGATTAGCTAcagctggccaccggtggccggcacGCTACCGCCAATGgtgccaccacctcctccaatGATCCTAACCGTACCGCGTCTTAGTAGTAATAGCAATAACCATCTTCTAACCAAGCACGGTTGCGCCGTTGAACGGTTGAGCAAGTTTGTGCagaacaagaagcagcagcagcaacaacaacaacaggcacaacaccatcagcaacagcatcagcagcagcagccacgccGAAACTCTAGCTGCTACATaattccaccgccaccaccattgctaccgttgacgccaccgccacgagcGGCAAGATCGAACGATCCCGGGCTGCtggacgatgaagaagacTATGAAGCAAGCAAGGCGGCAGCTAACGGAAACGGCCGCCAAAGCAATAACAATCACACCACCAATCCTCGCAAACACACTCAAAGCAATTGGTCCGATCTGAGCATAGcggtaatgatggtgatgatgatgataataatgatgaaaGCTCGCGAATGTATATTCCCTTGTCCAGTACACAcaccactctttctctctctttctctttctcttatgTTGAACCCCTCTTTTTAacttccgattttttttctttcattttttgtacTCTCTTCCTTACATTTAATGCAACCTTTTTGAGCGTGCGCATTGTTCTTAATTATGATTTGAATTAATTTAGTTAGTTGATTCAAACGATGAAAACATATTGTTCATTGTGAGATAGAAGCGCGCGCATTcctgtacaaaaaaaaagtttgccTAATCCTGATTCTGCATTCTCGTGTACTTAATAGAGAGCAGCTGCGTGGTTTTGTATCACCTCTCTACCATCAGCATAGTCAAACTGTTTTGATAACAATTGCGCTGCCACCCCATTTACAGCTGATCTTCACCACTGTCTTTGCTCCTCACGCATCCTTGGCTGACGATCTTGATGCTCCGTATGCAACGCTACTACTAATCTCATGCGAGTCAATAATGGATGTCGCGGCTTTTGTGTTTAAGCTAgcattcattttgtttccataGTCTGCTATTAACTtggatgaaaaaaagaagcaaatccCAAAGATCCCTACAAGCCgcatcgccgatcgatcgcaaatcgCCGGTGCGTTCTCGGGACACTCGACTTGACCAGTTGCTTTCCAATTTGTTTTTGCGACGATCGGTGAAATAATGGTACTATTGATcaattattgttattgctttCAACTGTTCTTCGCCTCGTAAGAGCTCTCTGTTGATCTCTCCTCCTTTAACCGTATTCGGAGGGAGCGCACCTCGCCTGTGCGCTGcagcatgtgtttgtgttcccctgtgtatgtgtgcgtgcgtgtgtttgtgtttttcatgTCTGTTGTGTTGACCTTCAAAACATAATCGAATTGATCGTGTAACACCTTCCCCCCCTCAGACCCccgactctctttctctctctctctctctctctctgcccgcATGCCTCTCTGGATAGGATTGTCCCCGATCCCCGTGTGCCAGCTAATTTGTGAAACTTTTCCTACAATTTTCCATGTCTCACCCACCCAATCaggacgatgaagatggtCATCTGGTGGTGCTCACGATCATCCAGGAGCTGATGGCGAAAACGCAAAACGATTTCCTGGATCACTTTGCCCGACTGGGTGTCTTTTCGAAGGTCCAGGCACTAATGTGGGAGCCCGGTTTCGTCGATGCAAACGACAATAATGATGTGATCAAATCGACGTCTACGGATgatccgatgccgatggcgaAGGTGATGGCGGAAGCGTCAccgagcggcagcaacagcacgtcGCTCGTGACcgtacagcaacagcattcaTCAGCTGGAGGCTCCAGCACGGCGGTACCGCTAGAAGACGCCAAGGAGATCCTGCATGGTAAGGCGTACCATTGGCGTGATTGGAGTATTTGCCGTGGACGCGATTGCCTGTACGTGTGGTCCGATTATGCCGCGCTGGAGCTTTCGAATGGGTCGAACGGTTGGTTCCGGTTCATTCTCGACGGCAAGCTGGCGACGATGTATTCAAGCGGAACGCccgaaaatggaaacgataGTTCCGGTAAGTTTCAGGCCGACTTCCTCACGTTCCCGTGAGGGCTTGTTGTGTAATGCAGTTGTGTGCCATGCCCGCTTTCTAATGTGCGCCTGTTCTCTTGATGTAATGCGTCTTCGTTTGGATTTTCCGAAAGAAGATCATCACCCGCTAACGATGCTTTCCTAAATTCCGCCTGGTGCACGGTTGATGAGAATACGGGGGACAGAAGGACTCAAACGCGTGTTGAAGCTTACAAATTGGTATCACTATTTACCACACACTTTTATGTGAAGTTACGCCAAGTTACGAAAAGGTTGCTAATCTGCAAAACTGAACATCAAAATCTAATATAGAAACATTTGGAACGATGTACCAACTTTAGATGATAAATTTCGTCATAAGCCTAATACGATGCTACGCTTCCTACTGCCTAAGCGTCTAGCGAAAGTGGATTGTAACCAGCACCTCGCCAACAGTTATTATAACCGACGCAGCAGTGCACTCGCTAGTTTCAAAAACCATACGTACCAAAAACCGCTCATTACCCATTTACATTTAACGTTCTTATGTACCCTTGTGTTTCCTAATTCGATTCTGCTAGGCAAGGATAAACAATTCGACCCCAGTGTGCCTTGTGAAGGTGAGAAATTTCCTTAGCCAAATCCGTCGCCCTAAACGATGGGTGTGTTTCTGTGAATCGTATCAGTCCATTGCCGAAATGTTCTACAGATTATGTCCAATTCATTCAAGAGAACGACCACATGGGGCGGCAGTAGGTGCCGGGTCACtctgattgattttttaatttacaatTTCGTGCGATCCTCTTTTTGCTATTAGAAAACCGTGGAGAATTCTTGGAGAAGCTTCAACGTGCCCGTACTGCTGTACGGCAAGGTAGCGTCTCGCAACCGATCCTCTCCTCACCGAGTCTCGCCCGGATAGCGGTGGGGAATTGGGTGCTGCAGAGCCAGAAGGAGTACCAGCTACATATCAACAACTCCGAGGGCCACCAAGTGACGATCCTGCAGGACGAGTTGGCCGGTTTCATTTTCGAGAGCAATCGCGGTACGAAGCATGCCTTCACGGCGGAGACAACGCTCGGGCCCGACTTTGCCACTGGCTGGATCaacacgaaaaagaaaaagatgcgCTGCAAGGTGGAGGCACAGAAATATCAGGTCCGTTTTTCGATTTGCTTGCTCTGTTCAATAGCCGGATCACTAACACTTTGCCCTTCTCTCCGATCAACAGGTGAAAAACTTGGCTCGTGAGCTGTACAATCGTTACTTCAAGGCAGCTCAGGCCGTACCGCGTGGTGCGGTTGCGAAACTGTCGAAAATAGTACAGCAAATCCAGAATGCcctcgaggagcagcagcagcagcagcagcaaggccaGACAAGGATGGTAGCTGGAAGCAACGGAATTAGCTGGCAGGAGAAACTTTACAATGCCTTTAACGAGCTCGTCCAGCTGCTGAACGAGGACGGTGTGATAAGCGCGTACGAGATGCACAGCTCCGGCCTGGTACAGGCACTGGTGGCAGTCCTTTCGCGCAACTACTGGGACATGTGCATGAACCGGCGCAGCAAGGCAAACAAGTACCACAAGCAGGCCCTCTCGATCTTCAAGAAGTGTatgtacggtggtggcggtggcggcaaaaACACGGCCGCCATTCTCGTGCAGAAGCTGGTGGCCGTGCTGGAGAGCATCGAGAAGCTGCCGGTCTATATGTACGATACGGCCGGTGGTAGCTACGGTTTGCAGATACTGACGAAGCGGCTGAGCTTCCGGCTGGAGCGTGCCAGTTGCGAGCAGACGCTGTTCGATCATACGGGCCGCAATCTGAAGATGGAACCGTTGGCCACGGTCGGCCATCTGAACAAGTACCTACTGAAGATGGTTGCGAAGCAGTGGTATGACATGGAACGTACGACTTTCCTGTTTTTGCGCAAGCTGAAGGAAACCAAATCTCCCATGCAGTTCCGTCACCAGCAGGACTTTGACGAGAATGGTATCATTTACTTTATCGGCACGAACGGCAAGACATCCGAGTGGGTCAACCCGGCCCAGTACGGACTGGTAACGGTGACGAGCAGTGAAGGCAAGCAGCTACCGTACGGCAAGCTCGAGGACATTCTGTCACGCGATAGCGTGAGCGTGAATTGCCACACGAAGGACAACAAGAAATCGTGGTTTGCGATCGATCTGGGAATGTTTATTATTCCGAGCGCGTACACGCTGCGCCACGCCCGTGGCTACGGCCGATCGGCGCTCCGCAACTGGTTGTTCCAGATGTCGAAGGATGGCGTTAGCTGGGTAACGATGCTAACGCACTCGGACGACAAAAGCCTGGCGGAACCGGGCAGTACCTGCACGTGGCCGATCGAATGTTCGTCCGACGAGCAGCAGGGCTACCGGCACGTCCGCATCCACCAGAACGGACGTAATGCTTCCGGCCAGACACACTATCTCAGCCTGAGCGGGTTCGAGATCTACGGTCGCGTTGTATCAGTGTGCGAGGATATGGTCAAAACGGCGGTCAAGGAGAACGAGACGAAGCTGCGCAAAGAACGGCGCCAAATACGGACACAGCTCAAGTTCATCACCGAAGGGGCCCGTGTGGTGCGCGGTGTCGATTGGCATTGGGACGATCAGGACGGGACGCCACCAGGCGAGGGTACGATCACCGGAGAGATCCACAATGGCTGGATCGACGTGAAGTGGGACCATGGTCTGCGCAACTCGTACCGCATGGGAGCCGAAGGCAAATACGATCTCAAGCTAGCCAATATGGACAATCTGCTCGAACTGCacggcagtagcagcgccTCAGGACAACAGGCCGTCACCAATCAGCTGTCATCATCTGGCACAACGGCGAgttctcagcagcagcagcagcagcagcagcagtgtagtAGCAGTGtcgtcacaacaacaacgacggatGGTATGGGAGGAAAGAAGAAGGTCTACGAGAAGTCACTCAACGTGCTGACCAGCCGGAAGTCCAGTTCGACACCGAGCCTACCGGAAGCGACCGATACTCGTGCGTCCTCATCGGTGGCTTCCACCGAGCAAGCTACTTCGGCCGACAATCTATCGTGGAAGCAAGCGGTAGAGGTGATTACGGAAAACGTGCTGTCGTCGGCCCGTTCCGACTTGGCTACGGTGGGCAGTGgtgacagcagcaacgaccTGTCATCCTCCGTCGTTGTGACTTGCGGAAGTGGCggccagaaccagaacaacaaccacctgagcggcggtggtggtggcaagcaAGAAGTATCCGTCATCGTGCATTCGTCGCTAAGCGAACGTGGCAACAATATTCCCGATCTGTCGcagatcaacagcagcacctcgaTGCTAGTGGTTTCGGATTTGGCAACGATCACCGAAAACCTTACACTGACcgaaggtagcagcagcgatgatAACGGTGGTAAAAAGGTGGACAACAGCGCCGTCACCAGTGATGAAATTGCGCTCGATCGTGCATCGTCCGGTGGTGCGCAACAGTTTGTCAGCAACATCGGCGGCAGTGGTCCGGTACTGTTGgcatcctcgtcctcatcttcgtcctcgtcttcgtcttcatcatcttcttcgtcgtcgtcgtcttcgtcatcgtccacGGAAGAGAACAACAAGACGAACAACatcaacgaaacgaacaaCAAGATTAATCTGAACAGCTGTGCAGCCGGTgctagcggcagcagcggtagtggtagtagcagAACAACAGGAGGAGGTGCCATTGGCACGATCAGTGCACAGGATTTCCTGCAAACTAAGCTCGAAGTGTTGGACAAGATGCGCGAAGGTGTCGATATGCTGCGCAACAACACGAACAACTTCCTCTCCACGGAGCTGCTCGCTCAATCGAATCTGTTGTCCTCGGTAAAGATCGCACTTCCGTCGGTGCAGCAAGGCgcggcggccggtggtggtgcggccagtggtagcagcagcagcagcagcaccgttggaAACAGTATCTTCGTAGCAGCAAGCTCCAGCAGCGCAACGACGGAGAAAGGTGGAGATACCGGCAAGTTTAACAACACCGGCGCAACCGCATCGGTGACCGGAAATGCCTTTAAGAAGGTGCTGAACGAGGCGTCCAAATCGGTCGAACTCGTCGAGAGCCGTGATGCGGCCAATAATATGAAGAACaatatcgtcatcgtcagcagtagcagcacacccgatgccgttggtggtggtggtgcctctcGATCAACATCTCGCGATCAAGCCACCGAAATGGTGACCATCGATGGCTCGAATGGTGTGGTGCAGGTAATGGCcactggcagtagcagcagcagcagcagcaccaatccGATGAGCGTTAGTGTACCGAACCTGAcgagtagtggtagtagtggtggtggtagcggtggtccaggaagtggccatcatcatcaccatcaccatcaccatcatcatcaccatcatcacaacaaTCAGCagttacagcagcaacagcaacagcagcaacagcaggacaGTGTCGTATCCGTTCTGGACTCACAGACACCGCCACCGGGGCTACTGGAAACGTTTGCGGCCATTGCAAGACGCCGCACATCGGGCAGCAGCGTGGGCAACAAtgctaacaacaacaataacaataacaactcCTCATCATCCGGCCAGCAGACGGTTCCGATCAATAACCAGCTGatcagcggtggcggtggtgcagctggaTTAGTATCCGGCCTGGGCCACATGCCGAacaatagtagcagcagtgcgtTCCTGCGTGGGCCCAACTCCGTTACCAGCCTGGTGAAGCTGGCACTGTCGAGCAACTTCCACAGCGGACTGCTCAGCACGGCCCAAAGTTACCCGAGCCTGTCGAgttcatcgtcctcctcggcAAACAACAATCATGGCTCATCGCACGGTGTGACGGGCGGTGTATCGACGactggtggaagtggtggcaATAACAACAGTGCCGGAGCCACTGGCACCGCCATCTCCGTTCAGTCGAACCAACTGAACCCGGCGCTCACGATGAGCCTGACGTCCACGTCGAGTGACAGTGAGCAGGTGTCGCTGGAGGACTTCCTGGAGCAGTGCCGTGCCCCGACTCTGCTCGGTGAtctcgaggacgacgaagataTCGAGGATgagaacgacgatgatgagaatgAGGACGAGTATGAGGAGGTCGGTAACACGCTGCTACAGGTGATGGTATCGCGCAATCTGCTGTCGTTTATGGACGAGGAGACGCTCGAGAATCGTTTGGCGGCGGCCGGCAAGCGTGGCAAATCGTGGGATGATGAGTTTGTGCTGAAACGCCAGTTTTCGGCACTCATCCCTGCGTTCGATCCGCGGCCAGGACGCACGAACGTGAACCAGACGAGTGATCTCGACATCCCGGCACCGAACGCCAGTACGATGAAGGTGGTGATTGGTGGTTGGGGCGATAGTACGGAAGCGACGGCAACACCGgcaccttcctcctcctcgtcttcAGCTACAACCGCCACTGGTACCGAGaccaccgggcagcagcaaaatgctGCATCAGGTCAAGGGGCCGCTCCACAACCCTCGCTCTCACTGGTACTCCGTGGACCGAACATTATCGGAGTGAACGATGTCGAGGTGGAGCTAACGCACCCCGACTGGACGATCTTCCGGGCGGTCCAGGAGCTAATGCTTCAGACCACGATGCCGAAGCAGGACCGGTTCCGCAAGATATGGCAACCGACGTACATCATCATCTACCGTGAGGCTAGTCCCGGATCTACCTcgtcgctggcactggcgaaGGACGATTGTTTCAGCAGCGGTGAGGAAGGCCGCGCTACACCTGTCGCCTCA is a window of Anopheles aquasalis chromosome 2, idAnoAquaMG_Q_19, whole genome shotgun sequence DNA encoding:
- the LOC126570578 gene encoding E3 ubiquitin-protein ligase Ufd4 isoform X1 is translated as MGDVDPETLLEWLSMGQGDERDMQLIALEQLCMLLLMSDNVDRCFESCPPRTFLPALCKIFLDELAPENVLEVTARAITYYLDVSSECTRRIVAIDGAIKAICNRLVVADLESRTSRDLAEQCIKVLELVCTREAGAVFEGGGLNCVLSFIRDSGSQIHKDTLHSAMAVVSRLCTKVEPQGANVQTCVESLSTLLRHEDPLVADGALKCFASVADRFTRKSVDPAPLAEYGLVTELLNRLSNAAGGPHVASTTGSNATGGPAAQQPSAAGAGAATAQQESSTSSPSTAQLSSSTPKSAQGAMEAGRSSQSIATTISLLSTLCRGSPSITHDLLRSNLPEAMKRAFTGDERCVLDCMRLADLILLLLFEGRKALGRAVGSQGQLAPRVKRADSSAERTHRQLIDCIRSKDTEALIESIESGGIDVNCMDDVGQTLLNWASAFGTLEMVEFLCDKGADVNKGQRSSSLHYAACFGRPGIAKVLLKHGANPDLRDEDGKTPLDKARERPEEGHREVAAILQSPGEWMTAATRADVKAGDSGAVDGEGGEVEPRGDPEMAPVYLKFFLPTFCKTFQSTMLASVRRSSLGLIKKMIQYVQPDVLSALCSSEGLQSHEQSLGTLLVEVIASVLDNEISYSWPPVAGTLPPMVPPPPPMILTVPRLSSNSNNHLLTKHGCAVERLSKFVQNKKQQQQQQQQAQHHQQQHQQQQPRRNSSCYIIPPPPPLLPLTPPPRAARSNDPGLLDDEEDYEASKAAANGNGRQSNNNHTTNPRKHTQSNWSDLSIADDEDGHLVVLTIIQELMAKTQNDFLDHFARLGVFSKVQALMWEPGFVDANDNNDVIKSTSTDDPMPMAKVMAEASPSGSNSTSLVTVQQQHSSAGGSSTAVPLEDAKEILHGKAYHWRDWSICRGRDCLYVWSDYAALELSNGSNGWFRFILDGKLATMYSSGTPENGNDSSGKDKQFDPSVPCEENRGEFLEKLQRARTAVRQGSVSQPILSSPSLARIAVGNWVLQSQKEYQLHINNSEGHQVTILQDELAGFIFESNRGTKHAFTAETTLGPDFATGWINTKKKKMRCKVEAQKYQVKNLARELYNRYFKAAQAVPRGAVAKLSKIVQQIQNALEEQQQQQQQGQTRMVAGSNGISWQEKLYNAFNELVQLLNEDGVISAYEMHSSGLVQALVAVLSRNYWDMCMNRRSKANKYHKQALSIFKKCMYGGGGGGKNTAAILVQKLVAVLESIEKLPVYMYDTAGGSYGLQILTKRLSFRLERASCEQTLFDHTGRNLKMEPLATVGHLNKYLLKMVAKQWYDMERTTFLFLRKLKETKSPMQFRHQQDFDENGIIYFIGTNGKTSEWVNPAQYGLVTVTSSEGKQLPYGKLEDILSRDSVSVNCHTKDNKKSWFAIDLGMFIIPSAYTLRHARGYGRSALRNWLFQMSKDGVSWVTMLTHSDDKSLAEPGSTCTWPIECSSDEQQGYRHVRIHQNGRNASGQTHYLSLSGFEIYGRVVSVCEDMVKTAVKENETKLRKERRQIRTQLKFITEGARVVRGVDWHWDDQDGTPPGEGTITGEIHNGWIDVKWDHGLRNSYRMGAEGKYDLKLANMDNLLELHGSSSASGQQAVTNQLSSSGTTASSQQQQQQQQQCSSSVVTTTTTDGMGGKKKVYEKSLNVLTSRKSSSTPSLPEATDTRASSSVASTEQATSADNLSWKQAVEVITENVLSSARSDLATVGSGDSSNDLSSSVVVTCGSGGQNQNNNHLSGGGGGKQEVSVIVHSSLSERGNNIPDLSQINSSTSMLVVSDLATITENLTLTEGSSSDDNGGKKVDNSAVTSDEIALDRASSGGAQQFVSNIGGSGPVLLASSSSSSSSSSSSSSSSSSSSSSSSTEENNKTNNINETNNKINLNSCAAGASGSSGSGSSRTTGGGAIGTISAQDFLQTKLEVLDKMREGVDMLRNNTNNFLSTELLAQSNLLSSVKIALPSVQQGAAAGGGAASGSSSSSSTVGNSIFVAASSSSATTEKGGDTGKFNNTGATASVTGNAFKKVLNEASKSVELVESRDAANNMKNNIVIVSSSSTPDAVGGGGASRSTSRDQATEMVTIDGSNGVVQVMATGSSSSSSSTNPMSVSVPNLTSSGSSGGGSGGPGSGHHHHHHHHHHHHHHHNNQQLQQQQQQQQQQDSVVSVLDSQTPPPGLLETFAAIARRRTSGSSVGNNANNNNNNNNSSSSGQQTVPINNQLISGGGGAAGLVSGLGHMPNNSSSSAFLRGPNSVTSLVKLALSSNFHSGLLSTAQSYPSLSSSSSSSANNNHGSSHGVTGGVSTTGGSGGNNNSAGATGTAISVQSNQLNPALTMSLTSTSSDSEQVSLEDFLEQCRAPTLLGDLEDDEDIEDENDDDENEDEYEEVGNTLLQVMVSRNLLSFMDEETLENRLAAAGKRGKSWDDEFVLKRQFSALIPAFDPRPGRTNVNQTSDLDIPAPNASTMKVVIGGWGDSTEATATPAPSSSSSSATTATGTETTGQQQNAASGQGAAPQPSLSLVLRGPNIIGVNDVEVELTHPDWTIFRAVQELMLQTTMPKQDRFRKIWQPTYIIIYREASPGSTSSLALAKDDCFSSGEEGRATPVASLFSQRSRGSTLSPSSPIIPGTPSITGGGGGGAPCSSSAAANAAAGAQQHCSVEDVLQLLSQLNEINQSLAVAPSNNDKNLIPDVASNHLNPEVFMSKKITNKLQQQIQDPLVLSSGSLPKWCEEYNQSCPFLFPFETRQLYFSCTAFGASRSIVWLQSQRDVNMERQRAPGLSPRHADQHEFRVGRLKHERVKVPRGENLLEWAQQVMKVHCNRKSVLEVEFVGEEGTGLGPTLEFYALVAAELQRSDLGMWLCDDESPKLIEDEIDLGEGSKPVGYYVRRSTGLFPAPLPQESDICDYVSNYFWFLGVFLAKVLQDNRLVDLPLSNSFLQLLCHSRSISAATGAAATAAATSASSSSSLAGSKLLDIMTSSLMSEEGERERDLLLLDSYQSKMAASEGAWYDGILSQENLLEIDPIRYEFLKELQELVQQKQNIELNDALSSEEKLQQIGELKLNTKTGCVALEDLALTFTYLPSSKHYGYASADLIPNGANIDVTIGNVEEYCNLTIAFCLQEGIAKQLAAFHRGFCEVFDLRKLAAFTPDEIRKMLCGEQNPEWTREDIMTYTEPKLGYSKESPGFLRFVNVLMGMNGSERKAFLQFTTGCSSLPPGGLANLHPRLTVVRKVDAGEGSYPSVNTCVHYLKLPDYPNEQILRERLLTATKEKGFHLN